The following proteins are encoded in a genomic region of Ostrea edulis chromosome 7, xbOstEdul1.1, whole genome shotgun sequence:
- the LOC125653463 gene encoding protein CLN8-like isoform X2, protein MGLVEHIHPGLAELDYRKWSVKLSLIFASFLVYSALYVMTGLISMTTWTYRNLREKEKMFWKLAVVRAAYGIFCTIVGLWAIFVDTELEKDPVFATSPTSYFALTITVGFFIFECGAIMVSDIIYRKVSILLNIHHWLSLLGYSTLMVTEAAHCFGTKGLILEMSTPFSALCWTVLKAGKADSLLWRANQFILVHTFHLRSVVECFIWYLTYKHWERIWTAMPLSIFSFLYIQLILVTFLMTPYWTYKKTQQMITPVDWNFEDSEANKARNGDAKKSA, encoded by the coding sequence ATGGGACTCGTGGAACACATTCACCCTGGCCTGGCGGAGTTAGATTACCGGAAGTGGTCGGTGAAGCTTTCCCTCATCTTCGCTTCCTTTCTGGTCTACTCGGCGCTCTACGTCATGACTGGGTTGATTTCTATGACGACGTGGACGTACAGAAACTTGCGCGAGAAAGAGAAAATGTTTTGGAAGCTGGCGGTAGTACGTGCTGCGTACGGGATTTTCTGTACGATTGTTGGACTCTGGGCGATTTTTGTCGATACGGAGTTAGAAAAAGATCCGGTGTTCGCCACTAGTCCTACTAGCTACTTCGCGCTCACCATCACTGTGGGATTCTTTATATTTGAGTGCGGTGCCATTATGGTTTCTGATATAATCTACAGAAAGGTCAGCATTCTCTTGAACATTCACCACTGGTTATCGTTACTAGGATACTCCACTCTTATGGTTACGGAGGCTGCGCACTGCTTCGGTACAAAAGGACTGATTTTGGAGATGAGCACGCCGTTTTCTGCTCTCTGTTGGACTGTCCTTAAGGCGGGAAAGGCCGACTCGCTGCTGTGGCGCGCCAACCAATTCATACTTGTCCACACTTTCCACCTCCGCTCCGTGGTGGAATGCTTCATATGGTATTTGACTTATAAGCATTGGGAGCGGATCTGGACCGCCATGCCGTTGTCTATCTTCTCGTTTCTGTACATTCAGCTGATCCTTGTAACCTTCCTGATGACGCCATATTGGACGTACAAAAAGACGCAGCAGATGATCACGCCGGTAGATTGGAACTTCGAGGACTCGGAGGCGAACAAAGCACGGAACGGGGACGCTAAAAAGTCCGCATGA
- the LOC125653463 gene encoding protein CLN8-like isoform X1 produces the protein MFKVVMGLVEHIHPGLAELDYRKWSVKLSLIFASFLVYSALYVMTGLISMTTWTYRNLREKEKMFWKLAVVRAAYGIFCTIVGLWAIFVDTELEKDPVFATSPTSYFALTITVGFFIFECGAIMVSDIIYRKVSILLNIHHWLSLLGYSTLMVTEAAHCFGTKGLILEMSTPFSALCWTVLKAGKADSLLWRANQFILVHTFHLRSVVECFIWYLTYKHWERIWTAMPLSIFSFLYIQLILVTFLMTPYWTYKKTQQMITPVDWNFEDSEANKARNGDAKKSA, from the coding sequence GTCGTCATGGGACTCGTGGAACACATTCACCCTGGCCTGGCGGAGTTAGATTACCGGAAGTGGTCGGTGAAGCTTTCCCTCATCTTCGCTTCCTTTCTGGTCTACTCGGCGCTCTACGTCATGACTGGGTTGATTTCTATGACGACGTGGACGTACAGAAACTTGCGCGAGAAAGAGAAAATGTTTTGGAAGCTGGCGGTAGTACGTGCTGCGTACGGGATTTTCTGTACGATTGTTGGACTCTGGGCGATTTTTGTCGATACGGAGTTAGAAAAAGATCCGGTGTTCGCCACTAGTCCTACTAGCTACTTCGCGCTCACCATCACTGTGGGATTCTTTATATTTGAGTGCGGTGCCATTATGGTTTCTGATATAATCTACAGAAAGGTCAGCATTCTCTTGAACATTCACCACTGGTTATCGTTACTAGGATACTCCACTCTTATGGTTACGGAGGCTGCGCACTGCTTCGGTACAAAAGGACTGATTTTGGAGATGAGCACGCCGTTTTCTGCTCTCTGTTGGACTGTCCTTAAGGCGGGAAAGGCCGACTCGCTGCTGTGGCGCGCCAACCAATTCATACTTGTCCACACTTTCCACCTCCGCTCCGTGGTGGAATGCTTCATATGGTATTTGACTTATAAGCATTGGGAGCGGATCTGGACCGCCATGCCGTTGTCTATCTTCTCGTTTCTGTACATTCAGCTGATCCTTGTAACCTTCCTGATGACGCCATATTGGACGTACAAAAAGACGCAGCAGATGATCACGCCGGTAGATTGGAACTTCGAGGACTCGGAGGCGAACAAAGCACGGAACGGGGACGCTAAAAAGTCCGCATGA